One genomic segment of Actinoplanes ianthinogenes includes these proteins:
- a CDS encoding cobyrinate a,c-diamide synthase: MSAPSSGHGKTAIAVGLLAAMAARGVPTAGFKVGPDHTDAAYLGLAAGRPGRNLDPRLVGAQRIAPLFGHGASGAQLSVIEGAMGLFDSLTGQPEIDGTAAVAATLRAPVALVVDVAAMGHSLAALVHGFRMFDEMVHLGGVILNRVASPRHEQMLRSALDDIGMPVLGALRRGDLPNVLPSRAHGLVPVAHRTVEAGRAVRRLGEAVASSLDLDRLMALANSAPPLPGPLWTPAEAGEPAEVRPVVALAGGPGAPYTYVETAELLTAVGAEVVVVDPLRDESLPPGTRALIVGSGLPEGYAEELSANRRLCADVANFAREGWPVVAEGVALPWLGRDLDGRPMCGVLDITGITGEQTVAGYREATAPGTSVLAPAGARITGYKQHRALVTPRAGAAPAWTWSGGNPEGFVWRQVHASQLGLHWAAAPEIAKRLVAAAVAGPMTASGQGPQMPAPQMSGPQMSGPHPAGPMAAPVPRVSEGLAQPVPMPMSASLSAQGGAQQGGPGQGIPGPGPVPAGEFGPGPGDAGEFGPGPGPGHAGEFGPGPGHAREFFPGPGHAGDYGPGVTPASDHGSPPAGISGEGAGMPPADPGQTTGPLPGMPHPNGPMPGMAPPNGPALGPAPANGPMPPPNGPVPPRPGSGMPNAGPVHGNPGTSPGPDGTPDNRPTSDIPIPS, from the coding sequence GTGAGTGCGCCGTCGTCCGGCCACGGCAAGACCGCGATAGCCGTCGGGCTGCTCGCCGCGATGGCGGCCCGTGGCGTCCCCACGGCGGGGTTCAAGGTCGGGCCGGATCACACCGACGCGGCGTACCTCGGGCTGGCGGCCGGACGTCCGGGCCGCAACCTGGACCCCCGCCTGGTCGGCGCGCAGCGCATCGCGCCGCTGTTCGGGCACGGCGCGTCCGGGGCGCAGCTCTCCGTGATCGAGGGCGCGATGGGCCTGTTCGACAGCCTCACCGGCCAGCCCGAGATCGACGGCACCGCGGCGGTCGCGGCCACCCTGCGCGCCCCGGTCGCGCTGGTGGTGGACGTGGCCGCGATGGGGCACTCGCTGGCCGCGCTGGTCCACGGGTTCCGGATGTTCGACGAGATGGTGCACCTGGGCGGCGTGATCCTGAACCGGGTCGCCTCGCCGCGTCACGAGCAGATGCTGCGCAGCGCCCTGGACGACATCGGCATGCCGGTGCTGGGTGCGCTGCGCCGCGGTGACCTGCCCAACGTGCTGCCGTCCCGGGCACACGGCCTGGTTCCGGTGGCGCACCGGACGGTCGAGGCCGGGCGCGCGGTCCGCCGGCTGGGCGAGGCGGTCGCCTCGTCGCTCGACCTCGACCGCCTGATGGCGCTGGCCAACTCGGCGCCGCCGCTGCCCGGTCCGCTCTGGACGCCGGCCGAGGCCGGCGAGCCCGCCGAGGTCCGCCCGGTGGTCGCGCTCGCCGGTGGGCCGGGGGCGCCTTACACGTACGTCGAGACCGCCGAGCTGCTCACCGCCGTCGGCGCCGAGGTGGTGGTGGTCGATCCGCTCCGGGACGAGTCGCTGCCGCCCGGCACCCGTGCGCTGATCGTCGGCTCCGGCCTCCCCGAGGGGTATGCCGAGGAGCTCTCCGCCAACCGGCGGCTCTGCGCCGACGTGGCGAATTTCGCCCGCGAGGGCTGGCCGGTGGTGGCCGAGGGGGTGGCCCTGCCGTGGTTGGGCCGGGACCTGGACGGCCGGCCGATGTGCGGGGTGCTGGACATCACCGGGATCACCGGGGAGCAGACGGTCGCCGGGTATCGGGAGGCGACCGCGCCGGGCACCTCGGTGCTGGCCCCGGCCGGCGCCCGGATCACCGGGTACAAGCAGCACCGTGCGCTGGTGACGCCGCGGGCGGGTGCCGCGCCGGCCTGGACCTGGTCGGGTGGAAACCCGGAGGGCTTCGTCTGGCGGCAGGTGCACGCGTCCCAGCTGGGCCTGCACTGGGCGGCCGCACCGGAGATCGCGAAACGCCTGGTCGCGGCCGCTGTCGCCGGGCCGATGACGGCGTCCGGTCAGGGCCCGCAGATGCCCGCTCCGCAGATGTCCGGTCCGCAGATGTCCGGTCCGCACCCGGCCGGGCCGATGGCCGCTCCGGTGCCGCGCGTCAGCGAGGGGCTGGCCCAGCCGGTCCCGATGCCGATGAGCGCGTCGCTGTCCGCGCAGGGCGGCGCTCAGCAAGGTGGCCCGGGACAGGGCATTCCCGGCCCGGGTCCGGTGCCGGCGGGCGAGTTCGGTCCTGGTCCTGGTGATGCCGGTGAGTTCGGTCCCGGTCCCGGTCCCGGTCACGCGGGTGAGTTCGGTCCCGGTCCGGGTCATGCGCGTGAGTTCTTCCCCGGTCCGGGTCACGCGGGTGACTACGGGCCCGGTGTGACGCCGGCGAGCGATCACGGGTCGCCGCCGGCCGGGATCTCCGGCGAGGGCGCCGGCATGCCCCCTGCCGATCCGGGCCAGACGACCGGTCCGCTGCCCGGGATGCCGCATCCGAACGGCCCGATGCCGGGGATGGCCCCGCCCAACGGCCCGGCCCTGGGACCGGCGCCGGCCAACGGTCCGATGCCCCCGCCCAACGGCCCGGTCCCGCCGCGCCCCGGTTCCGGGATGCCCAACGCGGGCCCGGTGCACGGCAACCCCGGTACGTCCCCCGGCCCGGACGGCACACCCGACAACCGTCCCACATCGGACATCCCCATCCCGTCCTGA
- a CDS encoding TIGR03086 family metal-binding protein, translating to MTVAARLPLDLDPPVRQLRALLLGVDDRELTAPTPCPGWSVATLLDHLMRLAEAFAEAARKGADASGDGPPPAPSAAHLSPHWRSRLPVLLEELATAWKAPSAWLGEARAGGITMPARTMGTVAVNELVMHGWDLARATGQDFAADPRVLTTLIDFLAAGPPDGTPGFLGPRVPIDPDEDPLPRALALAGRDPSWRPPRTRDVPSAHLRREHPPAARSA from the coding sequence ATGACCGTGGCCGCCCGTCTGCCGCTGGATCTGGACCCGCCGGTTCGTCAGCTCAGAGCTCTGCTGCTGGGGGTCGACGACCGTGAGCTGACCGCTCCCACGCCCTGCCCGGGCTGGTCGGTCGCGACCCTTCTCGATCACCTGATGCGGCTGGCCGAGGCGTTCGCCGAGGCCGCCCGCAAGGGCGCCGACGCGTCCGGTGACGGCCCGCCGCCGGCGCCGTCGGCGGCGCACCTCTCGCCGCACTGGCGCAGCCGCCTCCCGGTCCTGCTGGAGGAGCTCGCCACCGCGTGGAAAGCGCCGTCCGCCTGGCTCGGCGAGGCCCGCGCCGGCGGGATCACCATGCCGGCCCGCACGATGGGCACGGTCGCGGTCAACGAGCTGGTCATGCACGGTTGGGATCTGGCCCGCGCCACCGGCCAGGACTTCGCCGCCGACCCGCGGGTCCTGACCACCCTGATCGACTTCCTGGCCGCCGGCCCACCGGACGGCACCCCGGGTTTCCTGGGCCCCCGGGTCCCGATCGACCCGGACGAGGACCCCCTGCCCCGAGCCCTGGCCCTGGCCGGCCGCGACCCGTCCTGGCGGCCACCCCGCACCCGAGACGTCCCCTCCGCCCACCTCCGTCGCGAGCACCCACCCGCCGCCCGCTCCGCCTGA
- a CDS encoding transglycosylase domain-containing protein, producing the protein MTSRRPTVAGRVALLVRAGLIAGLVIAGLSYPFTALAGMGVKAGTDALANMPEQLTEVPAAQTTYVYAKDGKTLLTMFYEEYRRQVPLEDMSPYITQAIVASEDTRFYEHHGVDAKGVARAFVANQQAGGVSQGASTLTMQYVRMALRDSAKTPKEALEATEQTAARKLREMRLAIEVEQRLSKQEILQRYLNAAYFGHRAYGIYAASEVFFSKPAKYLTLNEAALLAGLVKAPSAYDPATKDQGAARQRRDYVIDQMQKIGSITAAQAATAKKSKIKLKLSAPPNDCVSVPDKYNDWGFFCDYFKSWWREQPAFGETVLDREENLRRGGYRVITSIDPKVQAAAMKHVLNKEKRDSPFAHGEVVVQPGTGRIVSMAVNRKYSLHQAANGKHSDHAQDSDVRGNYPNTVNPLLGGGDMAGYQAGSTFKIFTMLAALDAGLPLSTSFYAPERFVSKYITAPGPATCGTHWCPKNSNKSMTGTQTMWSGFGKSVNTYFVQLEQRVGAEKAVAMAEKLGLKWRTEVDRKLATPEHASGWGAFTLGVSDATPIEIANAFATIAAEGRYCEPLPVMAIRKTDGTDAMYRGRMIAAPRCHRVFSENVARAATDAARCVTGYGADRGSCGGWGTSPMVFATLGRPVAGKSGTTDNNKTAWFSGFTPQLAASAFVADPDNPEHYVGTSRSTISKYTVAETLRDALKGQPKLDFTPPSDKLVW; encoded by the coding sequence GTGACGAGCCGACGCCCCACCGTAGCCGGAAGAGTCGCCCTCCTGGTCCGCGCCGGGCTCATCGCGGGCCTGGTCATCGCCGGTCTCTCCTATCCGTTCACGGCCCTGGCCGGGATGGGCGTCAAGGCCGGCACCGACGCCCTGGCGAACATGCCCGAGCAGCTCACCGAGGTGCCCGCCGCGCAGACGACCTACGTCTACGCCAAGGACGGCAAGACCCTGCTGACCATGTTCTACGAGGAGTACCGGCGGCAGGTGCCGCTCGAGGACATGTCGCCGTACATCACCCAGGCCATCGTGGCCTCCGAGGACACCCGGTTCTACGAGCACCACGGCGTCGACGCCAAGGGGGTGGCCCGCGCCTTCGTCGCCAACCAGCAGGCCGGCGGCGTCTCCCAGGGCGCGTCGACGCTGACCATGCAGTACGTCCGGATGGCGCTGCGGGACAGCGCGAAGACGCCGAAGGAGGCCCTCGAAGCGACCGAGCAGACGGCCGCCCGCAAGCTGCGCGAGATGCGGCTGGCCATCGAGGTCGAGCAGCGCCTCAGCAAGCAGGAGATCCTCCAGCGCTATCTGAACGCCGCCTACTTCGGGCACCGCGCGTACGGGATCTACGCCGCCTCCGAGGTGTTCTTCTCCAAGCCCGCCAAGTATCTGACCCTGAACGAGGCGGCGCTGCTGGCCGGGCTGGTCAAGGCGCCGTCGGCGTACGACCCGGCGACCAAGGACCAGGGCGCGGCCCGGCAGCGGCGCGACTACGTGATCGACCAGATGCAGAAGATCGGGTCGATCACCGCGGCGCAGGCGGCCACCGCGAAGAAGTCCAAGATCAAGCTGAAGCTCAGCGCCCCGCCGAACGACTGCGTCTCGGTCCCCGACAAGTACAACGACTGGGGCTTCTTCTGCGACTACTTCAAGAGCTGGTGGCGCGAGCAGCCGGCGTTCGGCGAGACGGTGCTGGACCGGGAGGAGAATCTGCGCCGCGGCGGGTACCGGGTGATCACCTCGATCGACCCGAAGGTGCAGGCGGCGGCCATGAAGCACGTGCTGAACAAGGAGAAGCGGGACAGCCCGTTCGCGCACGGCGAGGTGGTGGTGCAGCCGGGGACCGGGCGGATCGTCAGCATGGCGGTGAACCGGAAGTACTCGCTGCACCAGGCCGCCAACGGGAAACACAGCGACCACGCGCAGGACTCCGACGTCCGCGGCAACTACCCGAACACGGTGAACCCGCTGCTCGGCGGCGGGGACATGGCCGGGTACCAGGCCGGGTCGACCTTCAAGATCTTCACGATGCTGGCGGCGCTGGACGCCGGGCTGCCGCTGTCCACGTCGTTCTACGCGCCGGAACGGTTCGTCTCGAAGTACATCACCGCGCCCGGGCCGGCGACCTGCGGGACGCACTGGTGCCCGAAGAACTCCAACAAGTCGATGACCGGGACGCAGACCATGTGGAGCGGGTTCGGCAAGTCGGTGAACACCTACTTCGTGCAGCTGGAGCAGCGGGTCGGCGCGGAGAAGGCGGTGGCGATGGCGGAGAAGCTCGGGTTGAAATGGCGTACCGAGGTGGACCGGAAGCTGGCCACGCCGGAGCACGCGTCCGGGTGGGGCGCGTTCACGCTCGGGGTCAGTGACGCCACCCCGATCGAGATCGCCAACGCGTTCGCCACGATCGCGGCCGAGGGCCGGTACTGCGAGCCGCTGCCGGTCATGGCCATCCGCAAGACCGACGGCACCGACGCGATGTACCGGGGCAGGATGATCGCCGCCCCGCGCTGCCACCGCGTCTTCAGCGAGAACGTGGCCCGCGCCGCGACGGACGCGGCCCGCTGCGTGACCGGGTACGGCGCCGACCGCGGCAGCTGCGGCGGCTGGGGCACGTCGCCGATGGTGTTCGCCACGCTGGGACGACCGGTGGCCGGGAAGAGCGGCACCACCGACAACAACAAGACGGCCTGGTTCAGCGGCTTCACCCCGCAGCTGGCGGCCTCGGCCTTCGTCGCCGACCCGGACAACCCGGAGCATTACGTGGGGACGAGCCGGTCCACGATCTCCAAGTACACGGTGGCGGAGACGCTGCGGGACGCTCTGAAGGGGCAGCCCAAGCTCGATTTCACGCCGCCTTCCGACAAGCTCGTCTGGTAA
- the cobC gene encoding Rv2231c family pyridoxal phosphate-dependent protein CobC produces the protein MTFDLDHHGDAEVGAGLIDLAVNVRHQAMPGWLADPIAASLAHLSAYPDAAAATAAVAARHRRDPAEVLLTAGAAQAFVLLAQALRGARRPVVVHPQFTEPEAALLNAGHRVERVLLREADGFRLDPAQVPDDADLVFVGNPTNPTSVLHPAEDLAKLARPGRVLVIDEAFADTTYRKGSPGEPESLAERRDLPGLVVLRSLTKTWGLAGLRIGYLLGPAELVPRLAAAQPLWAVSTPALAAATACASPVAIAAEREIAAALAAERAHLVDRLREVPKVTVAGDPASAFIAVRLPGADQIRVELRKRGYAVRRGDTFPGLGPDWLRIAVRDTATTDRFVQTLRDVIEERP, from the coding sequence ATGACGTTCGACCTTGATCATCACGGCGACGCCGAGGTGGGGGCGGGCCTGATCGATCTCGCGGTCAACGTGCGGCATCAGGCGATGCCGGGCTGGCTGGCCGACCCGATCGCGGCCTCGCTGGCCCACCTGTCCGCCTACCCCGACGCCGCCGCGGCGACCGCCGCGGTCGCCGCCCGGCACCGCCGCGACCCGGCGGAGGTGCTGCTCACGGCCGGTGCGGCGCAGGCGTTCGTGCTGCTCGCCCAGGCGCTGCGCGGCGCCCGGCGGCCGGTCGTGGTGCATCCGCAGTTCACCGAGCCGGAGGCCGCGCTGCTCAACGCGGGGCACCGGGTCGAGCGGGTGCTGCTGCGTGAGGCGGACGGCTTCCGGCTGGATCCGGCGCAGGTTCCCGACGACGCGGACCTGGTCTTCGTGGGCAACCCGACGAACCCCACGTCGGTCCTGCACCCGGCCGAGGACCTGGCGAAACTGGCCCGCCCCGGCCGGGTCCTGGTGATCGACGAGGCGTTCGCCGACACCACGTACCGGAAAGGGTCTCCGGGCGAACCGGAATCCCTGGCCGAGCGCCGCGACCTGCCCGGCCTGGTCGTGCTGCGCAGCCTGACCAAGACTTGGGGCCTGGCCGGTCTGCGGATCGGCTACCTGCTCGGCCCGGCCGAGCTGGTGCCGCGGCTGGCCGCGGCCCAGCCGCTCTGGGCGGTCTCGACGCCGGCGCTCGCCGCGGCGACCGCCTGCGCCTCGCCGGTCGCGATCGCCGCCGAGCGCGAGATCGCGGCCGCGCTCGCGGCCGAGCGCGCCCACCTGGTGGACCGCCTGCGGGAGGTGCCGAAGGTCACGGTTGCCGGCGACCCGGCGTCCGCATTTATTGCGGTACGCCTTCCCGGCGCCGATCAGATCCGCGTCGAGCTGCGCAAACGTGGTTACGCGGTCCGTCGGGGCGACACCTTCCCGGGTCTGGGCCCCGACTGGCTCCGGATTGCGGTGCGCGACACTGCCACCACGGACAGATTCGTGCAGACTCTGCGAGACGTGATCGAGGAGCGCCCGTGA
- the cobT gene encoding nicotinate-nucleotide--dimethylbenzimidazole phosphoribosyltransferase produces the protein MAAARELQARLTKPAGSLGDLEELSVRLAGLAGVCPPPLPEPATVAVFAGDHGVHAQGVTPWPQEVTAQMVANFVAGGAVVNAFARQAGADVMVVDAGVAIPLHGGPNLLDANVRRGTRDLAVEPALTREEALAAVDLGVAVAGQLVAAGARCLLTGDMGIANTTPAAALIAVFTGSDPATVTGRGTGIDDAMLAHKTEVIAAALARHTPDPADPLGVLATVGGLEHAALAGFVLGAAANRVPVIVDGVIAASAALAAAAFAPDAVAAMVAGHRSAEPGATVALAHLGLTPLLDLGMRLGEGSGAVLALPIVAAAVRVLHEVATFDSAGVSEK, from the coding sequence ATGGCCGCCGCTCGCGAGTTGCAGGCCCGGCTGACCAAACCGGCCGGGTCACTCGGTGACCTGGAGGAGCTGTCGGTGCGCCTGGCCGGGCTGGCCGGGGTCTGCCCGCCGCCGCTGCCCGAGCCGGCCACCGTCGCGGTCTTCGCCGGCGACCACGGCGTGCACGCCCAGGGCGTCACCCCGTGGCCGCAGGAGGTCACCGCCCAGATGGTGGCGAACTTCGTGGCCGGCGGCGCGGTGGTCAACGCGTTCGCCCGGCAGGCCGGCGCGGACGTGATGGTGGTCGACGCCGGGGTGGCGATCCCGCTGCACGGCGGGCCGAACCTGCTGGACGCGAACGTGCGCCGCGGCACCCGGGACCTGGCCGTCGAGCCGGCCCTGACCCGCGAGGAGGCCCTCGCCGCCGTCGATCTGGGCGTCGCGGTCGCCGGCCAGCTCGTCGCGGCGGGCGCGAGATGCCTGCTCACCGGCGACATGGGGATCGCCAACACGACCCCGGCCGCGGCCCTGATCGCGGTCTTCACCGGCAGCGACCCGGCCACCGTGACCGGCCGGGGCACCGGCATCGACGACGCCATGCTGGCCCACAAGACCGAGGTGATCGCCGCGGCGCTGGCCCGGCACACGCCGGACCCCGCCGACCCGCTCGGTGTGCTGGCCACGGTCGGCGGGCTGGAGCACGCCGCGCTGGCCGGGTTCGTCCTGGGCGCGGCCGCCAACCGGGTGCCGGTGATCGTGGACGGCGTGATCGCCGCCTCGGCCGCGCTGGCCGCCGCCGCGTTCGCCCCGGACGCGGTCGCCGCGATGGTCGCCGGGCACCGCTCGGCCGAGCCGGGCGCCACCGTCGCGCTCGCCCACCTGGGCCTGACGCCCCTGCTCGACCTCGGGATGCGCCTCGGCGAGGGCAGCGGCGCGGTGCTGGCGCTGCCGATCGTCGCGGCCGCGGTCCGGGTCCTGCACGAGGTCGCGACGTTCGATTCCGCGGGGGTCTCGGAGAAATGA
- the cobA gene encoding uroporphyrinogen-III C-methyltransferase, translated as MSLYPLALRLDGRRVLVVGGGSVATRRVPALIAAGARVDIVSPELTPALRAHVDASRATWTPRRFEPADVQGAWLVHVAIDDPEAAATVSAAAEEHDIFCVRADDRDAATAWTPAVTRHGQVTVAVTDGGDRRRAMAVRDLVAHALEATPPAAPELKGVALVGAGPGDPELITVKGRRLLAAADVVVADRLVPGMLLGELRPEVELIDAAKIPYGPSAAQEEINRILVDRALQGKFVVRLKGGDNFVFGRGGEEALACAEAGVPVLVVPGVTSSIAAPALAGIPVTHRGVAHEFTVVSGHIPPDHPDSLVDWPALARLRGTLVVLMGLKNLPRIAARLLAEGRDTATPVAVIQEGSTAHQRSLRSTLGAVADEVTAAGIRPPAVVVIGDVVAATEAFTPVAN; from the coding sequence ATGAGTCTTTATCCGCTGGCCCTGCGCCTCGACGGCCGCCGCGTGCTGGTCGTCGGCGGCGGCTCGGTGGCCACCCGCCGGGTGCCCGCGCTGATCGCGGCCGGCGCCCGGGTGGACATCGTGTCCCCCGAGCTGACCCCGGCGCTGCGGGCGCACGTCGACGCGAGCCGGGCGACCTGGACGCCCCGGCGCTTCGAGCCCGCCGACGTCCAGGGCGCCTGGCTGGTGCACGTGGCCATCGACGACCCGGAGGCGGCCGCCACGGTCAGTGCGGCGGCCGAGGAGCACGACATCTTTTGCGTACGCGCGGACGACCGGGATGCCGCCACCGCGTGGACCCCGGCCGTCACCCGGCACGGGCAGGTGACCGTCGCGGTGACCGACGGTGGCGACCGGCGCCGGGCGATGGCCGTCCGTGACCTGGTCGCGCACGCGCTGGAGGCGACCCCGCCGGCCGCCCCGGAACTGAAGGGCGTGGCCCTGGTCGGCGCCGGCCCCGGCGACCCGGAGCTGATCACCGTGAAGGGCCGCCGGCTGCTGGCCGCCGCCGACGTGGTGGTCGCCGACCGGCTGGTCCCCGGCATGCTCCTCGGCGAGCTGCGGCCCGAGGTCGAGCTGATCGACGCCGCCAAGATCCCGTACGGGCCGTCCGCCGCCCAGGAGGAGATCAACCGGATCCTGGTCGACCGGGCTCTGCAGGGCAAGTTCGTGGTCCGGCTCAAGGGCGGCGACAACTTCGTCTTCGGCCGCGGCGGCGAGGAGGCCCTGGCCTGCGCCGAGGCCGGCGTCCCGGTGCTGGTGGTGCCCGGCGTGACCAGCTCGATCGCGGCGCCCGCGCTGGCCGGCATCCCGGTCACCCACCGCGGGGTGGCGCACGAGTTCACCGTGGTCTCCGGGCACATCCCGCCGGACCACCCGGACTCGCTGGTCGACTGGCCGGCCCTGGCCCGGCTGCGCGGCACCCTGGTGGTGCTGATGGGCCTGAAGAACCTGCCGAGGATCGCGGCACGCCTGCTCGCCGAGGGCCGGGACACCGCGACGCCGGTCGCGGTGATCCAGGAGGGCTCGACGGCGCACCAGCGGTCGCTGCGCAGCACGCTGGGCGCGGTCGCCGACGAGGTCACCGCCGCCGGGATCCGCCCGCCCGCGGTGGTCGTGATCGGTGACGTGGTAGCGGCGACGGAGGCGTTCACCCCGGTCGCCAACTGA
- a CDS encoding alpha,alpha-trehalose-phosphate synthase (UDP-forming) translates to MAQRSSFVVVANRLPVDEVILPSGERQWRPSPGGLVTALHPVLTEHRGTWIGWAGGDGAAPEPFELEGINIHPVPLSADELERYYEGQSNATIWPLYHDAVETPVYKRRWRDSYRAVNQRFAEAAADVAAEGATVWVQDYQLQLVPAMLREMRPDLRIGFFLHIPFPPIELFMQMPFRAEILRGLLGADLVGFQQRLAAQNFVRLARHLLGLRYEGQSIQVDGRKVKAGAFPISIDTREMERLAADPSVQARAKQIRAELGDPKTVILGVDRLDYTKGIELRLKAFRELLADQKLSVGDAVMVQVATPSRERVEHYQTLRVKVEREVGRINGEFGKVGTPAVHYLHQSVSKQELAAMYAAADVMMVTPLRDGMNLVAKEYIACRGDTGGALILSEFAGAATELRQAFLCNPHDPDGVKDALLRAINSEPAELKRRMRVMQRHLRTHDVARWARTFLDELDVDEKDD, encoded by the coding sequence GTGGCCCAACGAAGTTCCTTCGTCGTCGTCGCCAACCGTTTGCCCGTGGACGAGGTCATTCTCCCGAGCGGGGAACGACAGTGGCGTCCCAGCCCAGGAGGCCTGGTCACGGCGTTGCATCCGGTGCTCACCGAGCACCGTGGGACCTGGATCGGATGGGCCGGCGGCGACGGTGCCGCCCCGGAGCCGTTCGAATTGGAAGGCATCAACATCCATCCGGTGCCGCTGAGCGCCGACGAACTCGAACGCTATTACGAGGGCCAGTCGAACGCGACGATCTGGCCGCTCTACCACGACGCGGTGGAGACCCCCGTCTACAAACGGCGCTGGCGGGACTCCTATCGCGCGGTCAACCAGCGGTTCGCCGAGGCCGCGGCGGACGTGGCGGCCGAGGGCGCCACCGTCTGGGTGCAGGACTACCAGCTCCAGCTGGTGCCCGCGATGCTCCGGGAGATGCGCCCCGACCTGCGGATCGGCTTCTTCCTGCACATCCCGTTCCCGCCGATCGAGCTGTTCATGCAGATGCCGTTCCGGGCCGAGATCCTGCGCGGCCTGCTCGGCGCCGACCTGGTCGGTTTCCAGCAGCGGCTGGCCGCGCAGAACTTCGTCCGGCTGGCCCGGCACCTGCTCGGCCTGCGTTACGAGGGCCAGTCCATCCAGGTGGACGGGCGCAAGGTGAAAGCCGGCGCGTTCCCGATCAGCATCGACACCCGGGAGATGGAGCGGCTGGCCGCCGACCCGTCGGTGCAGGCCCGGGCCAAACAGATCCGCGCCGAGCTGGGCGATCCGAAAACGGTCATCCTCGGCGTCGACCGGCTGGACTACACCAAGGGCATCGAGCTGCGGCTCAAGGCGTTCCGCGAGCTGCTGGCCGACCAGAAACTCAGTGTCGGCGACGCGGTGATGGTGCAGGTCGCGACGCCCAGCCGGGAGCGCGTCGAGCACTACCAGACGTTGCGGGTCAAGGTGGAGCGCGAGGTCGGCCGGATCAACGGCGAGTTCGGCAAGGTCGGCACCCCGGCCGTGCACTACCTGCACCAATCGGTCAGCAAGCAGGAGCTCGCCGCGATGTACGCGGCCGCCGACGTGATGATGGTGACCCCGCTGCGGGACGGGATGAACCTGGTGGCCAAGGAGTACATCGCCTGCCGCGGCGACACCGGGGGCGCGCTGATCCTCAGCGAGTTCGCCGGCGCCGCCACGGAACTGCGCCAGGCCTTCCTGTGCAACCCGCACGACCCCGACGGCGTGAAGGACGCGCTGCTGCGGGCGATCAACTCGGAGCCGGCCGAACTCAAGCGCCGGATGCGGGTCATGCAGCGCCATCTGCGCACCCACGACGTCGCCCGGTGGGCCCGCACGTTCCTCGACGAGCTCGACGTCGACGAGAAGGACGACTAG